One window of Dethiosulfovibrio russensis genomic DNA carries:
- a CDS encoding TolC family protein yields MSLKHRVELLGLVVAALAAVTIPAWGQEILTVDQALQLAYDNNPTIMASSAKEEQARQRINEAEAAKLPHLGASLAAQFSKDATTYPLIDKATGLPYANKDFAMAGYRNAYQAALTLNWLLYSSGSVSNTVRSRELAFSGVEAQSVRTGQSVENGVKKAYYDLQRYRAKLTVAQESLELAREHLSQVESFYKYGVVAKDQVLRVQVDVSDGKLNVIKAENAVDVGWRALERAVGTSLRDVFLLPEPETFVSDRSVPEDPVASAMVHRPELASLEYSRRAALSLARAAAGSRGPQVAFQGQLQNVDDSFFPGGNDDWKVTLSATWEFYDGGASIAQERQAKASAQELLYSIEDLKKQIVLEISSGKLNLESALQRIEVAQDQVASAEEDYRMALKRYTANVGTNIDVLDARVALSNARTQLVDAVYDTYTARSDLEYATGASENFVLKTEETQKDEIKEEEKS; encoded by the coding sequence ATGTCCTTAAAACACAGAGTCGAATTATTGGGACTGGTGGTCGCCGCCCTGGCGGCGGTGACTATTCCAGCTTGGGGTCAGGAGATTCTAACGGTGGATCAGGCGTTGCAGCTCGCATATGACAACAATCCCACCATCATGGCTTCCTCCGCCAAAGAGGAGCAGGCCAGACAGAGAATAAACGAGGCGGAGGCCGCCAAGCTGCCCCATCTGGGGGCGTCTCTTGCGGCCCAGTTCTCAAAGGATGCTACGACATATCCCCTTATCGATAAAGCTACAGGACTTCCCTATGCCAATAAGGATTTTGCAATGGCAGGTTATCGGAACGCCTATCAGGCCGCCCTTACCTTGAACTGGCTTCTCTACAGCAGCGGTTCCGTGTCCAACACGGTGCGCTCCAGGGAGCTGGCCTTTTCCGGCGTAGAGGCCCAGTCGGTTAGAACAGGCCAGTCTGTGGAGAACGGCGTCAAAAAAGCCTACTATGATCTTCAGAGGTACAGGGCCAAACTGACCGTCGCTCAGGAGTCTCTGGAGTTGGCCAGGGAACATCTCTCACAGGTCGAGTCTTTCTATAAATACGGTGTGGTCGCCAAGGATCAGGTGCTCAGGGTTCAGGTGGACGTTTCGGACGGAAAACTCAACGTCATAAAGGCGGAGAACGCCGTGGATGTTGGGTGGAGGGCTTTGGAGAGAGCGGTTGGAACCTCTCTTAGGGATGTTTTCCTCCTTCCTGAGCCCGAGACGTTCGTTTCGGATCGTTCCGTTCCGGAGGATCCCGTCGCATCCGCCATGGTCCATAGGCCCGAATTGGCCTCGTTGGAGTATTCGCGCAGAGCTGCCCTTTCCCTGGCGAGGGCTGCGGCGGGCTCCAGAGGCCCTCAGGTGGCCTTTCAAGGCCAGCTTCAGAACGTGGACGATAGCTTCTTCCCCGGTGGAAACGACGATTGGAAGGTAACCCTTTCCGCCACATGGGAGTTTTACGACGGTGGAGCCAGTATCGCTCAGGAGCGCCAGGCTAAGGCCTCGGCGCAGGAGCTTCTCTATTCCATAGAGGATCTCAAGAAACAGATAGTTCTGGAGATATCCTCGGGCAAGCTCAACCTCGAGTCGGCCCTTCAGAGGATAGAGGTCGCCCAGGATCAGGTGGCCAGTGCGGAAGAGGATTACAGAATGGCCCTCAAACGTTACACCGCCAACGTAGGGACCAATATAGACGTGCTTGACGCCAGAGTGGCTTTGTCGAACGCCAGGACCCAGCTGGTGGACGCGGTCTACGATACTTACACGGCGAGATCCGACCTGGAGTACGCCACGGGGGCTTCGGAGAATTTCGTCCTGAAGACCGAAGAAACTCAAAAAGACGAGATCAAGGAAGAAGAGAAGAGTTGA
- the mgtE gene encoding magnesium transporter — protein MTGKNRFEEDFPLIESFLEERAFLKAKEELSSMEPADIAEGLEDLSPARMVFYFRLLSKDQAIEVFELMGSDEQQRLIEHVTDKEVAEIIEEMSDDDRTELLDELPAKTVKKLLLQLSPEERKLANKLLNYPDYSAGRIMTPEFIDLKGNMTAEEAVTRIRSIARKKETIYTCFVIDEARHLQGVIELEDLIMAESHTKVEAIMDDDPVFTLTTSDQEEVARIMSRYDLHTIPVTDKEDRLVGIVTFDDVLDILEEEATEDFERMAGIQPVEDSYLDVNLFTMVRKRFFWLVICIMTEAFTSSVLKHYSFTIQSVVSLTFFIPLLIGTGGNAGTQASTLMIRGMTVGDIDWKDIGRILFRETLSGLLLGGALAVLGFARAWMLGTGLGVSLTLTFAIVAVVLMGNLAGTVLPLIARALKLDPAIMSGPFITTIVDVFGLVVYFEIARAVLKT, from the coding sequence ATGACCGGAAAGAACCGATTCGAAGAGGACTTTCCTCTCATAGAGTCGTTCCTGGAGGAACGTGCCTTCCTTAAGGCTAAGGAAGAACTGTCGTCCATGGAGCCGGCCGATATTGCCGAAGGGCTGGAGGATCTGTCTCCTGCTCGAATGGTGTTTTATTTTAGACTTTTATCGAAAGACCAGGCCATAGAGGTCTTCGAGCTCATGGGGTCTGACGAGCAGCAGAGGCTGATAGAACACGTCACGGATAAAGAGGTGGCGGAGATCATAGAGGAGATGTCCGACGACGACAGGACGGAACTTCTGGATGAATTGCCGGCGAAGACCGTCAAAAAACTTTTGCTTCAGCTCTCACCGGAGGAGAGGAAGCTGGCCAACAAGCTACTCAATTATCCGGACTATTCTGCGGGCAGGATAATGACGCCGGAATTCATAGATCTAAAAGGCAATATGACCGCCGAGGAAGCGGTCACCAGGATTCGCTCCATAGCGAGGAAAAAGGAGACAATCTACACCTGTTTCGTCATAGACGAGGCTCGACATCTCCAGGGAGTTATCGAGCTGGAAGACCTCATCATGGCGGAGTCTCATACCAAGGTTGAGGCCATAATGGACGACGATCCGGTCTTTACACTGACGACCTCTGACCAGGAGGAAGTGGCCAGGATCATGTCCCGATACGACCTTCATACCATACCGGTCACGGATAAAGAGGACCGTCTGGTCGGGATAGTGACCTTCGACGACGTCCTGGATATTCTGGAGGAGGAGGCCACTGAGGACTTCGAGAGGATGGCCGGTATACAGCCGGTGGAGGACAGCTATCTGGACGTCAACCTCTTCACCATGGTTAGAAAGCGTTTCTTCTGGCTGGTGATATGCATAATGACCGAGGCTTTCACTTCCTCGGTCTTGAAACACTATTCTTTCACTATCCAGAGCGTGGTTTCTCTGACCTTTTTCATCCCCCTGCTTATAGGAACGGGAGGAAATGCCGGAACACAGGCGTCTACCTTGATGATCAGAGGAATGACCGTTGGGGACATCGACTGGAAGGATATAGGGCGTATTTTGTTTAGAGAGACGCTGTCGGGACTCCTCCTAGGTGGGGCATTGGCGGTATTGGGATTTGCTAGGGCCTGGATGTTGGGCACCGGACTTGGAGTCAGTCTGACCCTTACGTTTGCCATCGTGGCGGTCGTCTTGATGGGGAATCTTGCCGGGACCGTGCTTCCACTTATAGCAAGGGCTCTTAAGCTAGATCCTGCGATAATGTCCGGGCCATTCATAACGACGATAGTGGACGTGTTTGGCCTGGTGGTGTATTTTGAGATAGCTCGGGCGGTTCTTAAGACCTGA